The window TAGAAACAACAAAACAGATGATCCATGATATGAGAAACAACGATTCATATCTACTTCACAggtaaatatgaaatatttgTGATTCTTACAATCATTTTTCACTGAACAAACCAACACATAACAACGTGGGAAGATGCACAGCACATTGAATACATCAAGTGGATTTCCTGTACATGGCAAATTCTCCATAGTCTCAGACATGTAGTTCTCAGATCGTGTAATCAAAGTTCGTAACTCCTGTTTCACTGCAACTCATAAGATGAAAAACTGAAGCCAGATCGTCCTTCATTAGTGGATTTCAATTCAAGCTTCTGAAATGGACTGCAGGTTGATTCAAACAGATAAGTGACAGTCAAGAAGAAAGACCAATGTACTGGTTTCAAACATATCCACTTCTCTATTCGGAGTGAACAAAAAATGCAGAAAAACAAAAGTCAAGGCAGAAGTGAGGGAAAGTACGTGCTATTAGGATCATAATAGAATCCATTGATGGAGCCATCATTACAAGAGAAGCAAACATAGTAAAACCCAGCTATGGTTAACCCGCAGTCTGTTCCAACATTGACAAAATATTGCTCTTTCCATCTCTGCAGGAGAACATATCACAAAAGAGTTAAGGTTTAATGAAATGAAAAGATAATACTTCTGCCACAATTGAAGTAGTGATTGAGAACTGATTACCATAAATATGTATGGGCAATTACTCAAATCCAAAGATTTGCCACCATCAATCTCCACTTGGCCCTATAAAGGACAAATTCAGCCAATGGACAGATATTGCTTCATAAGATGATAATTTCTGACTTCTTACCTTAAAGGGAAGAAAAGATGGAAACTTTGTCCAGTGCCTTATATCATCTTCTGGTCTGTTAAGAATGTCTAAAACAGATTAAAGGCCGGGATGCATCCACCTCCAAAAAGATACATATAAGATCAATACTC is drawn from Euphorbia lathyris chromosome 9, ddEupLath1.1, whole genome shotgun sequence and contains these coding sequences:
- the LOC136206080 gene encoding uncharacterized protein isoform X1, which gives rise to MPVRVVESSAPSLISGVISGHTTPPFCTLLSVGQAFSGTQNVSSVQKDEAWRVNVRLQGCDLDHGYLCGTMEALNVPMADTPVVTFWEGEIVDCKNYTFFTGKWEASPEDDIRHWTKFPSFLPFKGQVEIDGGKSLDLSNCPYIFMRWKEQYFVNVGTDCGLTIAGFYYVCFSCNDGSINGFYYDPNSTPFQKLELKSTNEGRSGFSFSSYELQ
- the LOC136206080 gene encoding uncharacterized protein isoform X2 gives rise to the protein MLYYEGVISGHTTPPFCTLLSVGQAFSGTQNVSSVQKDEAWRVNVRLQGCDLDHGYLCGTMEALNVPMADTPVVTFWEGEIVDCKNYTFFTGKWEASPEDDIRHWTKFPSFLPFKGQVEIDGGKSLDLSNCPYIFMRWKEQYFVNVGTDCGLTIAGFYYVCFSCNDGSINGFYYDPNSTPFQKLELKSTNEGRSGFSFSSYELQ